The genomic region CGCGGGGGGCCCGCATCTTCGCCGTGGCCGATGCCCTGGACGCCATGACCTTCGACCGGCCCTACTCCCGCGCCATCCCCCTCGAGGCCGCCCGGGCCGAGATCCAGCGGTCGGCCGGCACTCAGTTCGATCCCGCCGTGGTCGCAACCTTCGTGGTGCTGCCGCTCGAGATCTTCGAAGAGATCCGCCGGACCTCCCTCGCCTGAGCGGGCCCCAGGGGCCGACGGGGCGCCGCAGCGTACTCTGGACTCGCGCCGAGTCCCTGGGGTACCATGCGGCGATGGCCCGGTACCTGTTCATCGTGGCGCGCGAGGAGCCCGAGCTGTGCGCCCACCTTGCGCGGGAGTTCTCGGGCGAGGCCGGCGTCGAAGTGGTGCTCGATCGGCGTCGCGTCGAGCGCCGGCAGCGCCGGGCGGCGGGGCCTCCGAAGGAACGGCGCCGGGGCGCCCGCCGTACCCACGCGCCGATCCAGGGCGAGCTCCAGGCGCTCAACTTCGCGCTCGTTACCGCGGACTGACGTCCCGGCTCGCCGCCGCCCGGTGGGACCCCGGGCCGCGCCCCCGTGGAGAGGAGCCCGGAGTGAAGGACATCGATCAGATCCTCGAGCTGGCCATCAAGAAGAACGCCACCGACATCCACCTCCAGGTGGGCCTGCCTCCGGTGTACCGCGTCCAGAAGAAGCTCGTGACGTTCCACAGCGACAGGCTCACGGCGGAGCGGGTCCAGGAGCTCGTCTTCTCCATCATGGCGGACCAGCAGAAGCGGATCTTCCGCGAGAAGCTGGACTACGACTTCTCCTACGGCATCCAGGGGCTGGCCCGCTTCAGGATCAACGCGTTCATGCAGCGGGACTCGGTGGCGGCGGCGCTCCGGCGCATCCCCTTCGACATCCCGTCGCTGGACTCCCTCGGGCTGCCCCCCGCCGTGCACGAATTGACCAAGCTCAAGCGGGGGTTCGTGCTCGTCACCGGCGCCACGGGGCAGGGCAAGTCCACCACGCTGGCGGCCCTGATCGACCGCATCAACCAGGAGCGGCAGCTCCACATCGTCACCCTCGAGGACCCCATCGAGTACCTCTTCCAGCACAAGAGCAGCATCGTGGTCCAGCGGGAGCTCGGGACGGACACGGTGAGCTTCGCCAGCGCGCTGCGGGCCTGTCTCCGCGAGGACCCGGACGTGATCTTCGTGGGTGAGATGCGGGACTTCCAGACCATCGAGGCGGCGCTGACCGCGGCGGAGACGGGCCACCTCGTCTTCGCCACGCTGCACACCAAGACGCCCGCCCAGGGCATCGACCGCATCGTGGATGTGTTCCCGCCCCACCAGCAGCAGCAAGTGAAGGTGCAGCTGGCCAACGTCCTGCACGGGATCATGACCCAGCAGCTCCTGGTGCGGAAGGACGGCGAGGCCCTCGTCGTCGCGGTGGAGCTGCTGTTCGCGACCCCCGCCGTCCGGAACCTGATCCGCGAGGGCAAGACCTTCCAGATCCAGTCGGTGATCCAGACCGGAACCTCCATCGGCATGCAGACCATGGAGCAGTCTCTCAAGGGCCTCTACGACAGGGGGCTCATCTCCTACGAGGACGCCATGGAGCACTGCTTCGACAGCAAGGAGCTGGCCCGCATCATGGGGAGACCCCCCTCGTCCTGACCCCTCCGCCGCTGGCTCGCCGTCGGCTGCTCGGGCTGCTTCCGCTCGCCATCGGCCTCACGAGCCTCCTCGCCTTCCTGCCTGCACTCGGGGCGGGCTTCGTCAACTGGGACGACACGGCCAACATCCTGAACAACCCGCACTTCCGCGGCCTGGGCCGGGCCCAGCTCTCGTGGATGTTCACCACGACCCTCATGGGGCATTACATCCCCCTGACCTGGCTGAGCCTCGGGGTGAACTACGCCCTGGGCGGGATGGACCCGTGGGGCTATCACCTGGGGAACCTGCTGCTCCACGCGGCCAACGCCGGCGTGTTCTTCCTGGTCGCGCGCCGCCTCCTGGCGGCCGGCTTCGCGACGCGGGACGTGTCCGTGCTGGCGGGCGCGGCGCTGGCGGCGCTCGTGTTCGGGGTGCATCCGCTGCGGGCGGAGTCGGTGGCATGGGTGACGGAGCGGCGGGACGTGCTCTGCGGGCTCTTCTACTTGCTGGCGGTGCTGGCCTACTTGCGCGGGACGGAGGGGGAGGGGGCGATCCGGCCCGGCTGGCGGGCGCTGTCCCTCCTGGCCTTCCTGGCGGCGCTCCTGTCCAAGGCCATGGCGATGACCCTGCCGGCGACCCTCCTGCTCCTCGACCTCTACCCGCTGAGGCGGACTGGACTCGGCTGGAAGGCGCTCCTCAGGGAGAAGGCGCCGTACGCGGGGCTCGGCCTCGTCGGCGCTGCCGCCGCCGTCCTCGCGCTGAGCCGGGGCGCCACGGTGACGGGGTACGGCGAGTATGGGCCGGCGGCCCGCGTGGCCCTGGTCGGCTACAGCCTCTGGTTCTATCCCCGGGCGATGCTGTGGCCGGTCGGGCTCTCGCCGCTCTACGAGATCCCGGGCTCGGCGAACCTCGTCGAGTGGCGCTTCCTGGGACCGATGGTGGCCGTCGCGCTGACCACGGCGATGCTGGTGGCCCTGAGGCGCCGGTGGCCCCCGGGGCTCGCGGCCTGGGCGCATTCCGCCATCGTGCTCCTGCCGGTGAGCGGGATCGTTCACGCCGGCTACCAGCTCGCCCACGACCGGTACAGTTACCTCTCGGGGCCCGGCTTCGCGGTGCTGGCGGGGGCCGGACTCGTCTGGACCGCTCGCGCCGCCCGCGCAGGTCGGGTCGCGGGCTGGGTGGCGCGCTCCCTCGCGGTTGCAGCGGCGCTTGTTGTACTGGGCTGGGGGGCCGGAGCATGGCGGCAGACCCGAATCTGGCAGAGCTCCGAGAGCCTCTGGCAGGCCGCGCTCGCCGCGGACCCCGAGTGCGCACTCTGCAACAACAACATGGGCGCGGCCATCGTGAGATCGGACCGGGCAGGCCCGGCGCGTCTCCGGCTGGCCGAGGCGCATTTCCGGTACGCAATCCTCCTGCGCCCCGAACGGGGGGACCCGTATCACAATCTGGGCGCTCTCCTGGCGGGACAGAAGCGTTACCATGAGGCGGAGTGGGCGCTCCGGACCTACATTCGCCTGTCGCCGGCGGCTCCTG from Candidatus Rokuibacteriota bacterium harbors:
- a CDS encoding type IV pilus twitching motility protein PilT, which codes for MKDIDQILELAIKKNATDIHLQVGLPPVYRVQKKLVTFHSDRLTAERVQELVFSIMADQQKRIFREKLDYDFSYGIQGLARFRINAFMQRDSVAAALRRIPFDIPSLDSLGLPPAVHELTKLKRGFVLVTGATGQGKSTTLAALIDRINQERQLHIVTLEDPIEYLFQHKSSIVVQRELGTDTVSFASALRACLREDPDVIFVGEMRDFQTIEAALTAAETGHLVFATLHTKTPAQGIDRIVDVFPPHQQQQVKVQLANVLHGIMTQQLLVRKDGEALVVAVELLFATPAVRNLIREGKTFQIQSVIQTGTSIGMQTMEQSLKGLYDRGLISYEDAMEHCFDSKELARIMGRPPSS